The following is a genomic window from Methanoplanus sp. FWC-SCC4.
AACGCAATCAAAAATCCTGGATTTTACTATTCTTTTAAATTAAATTTATCAAAAATCTTTCTTATGTTAAGATATAAAACAAAAAATTTATTTTTTAAGGTTCTTTTTGTCCGTCATATATGAACAAATACCTGCGATGGCAACAAATCCTGAAATGATGAATACCGGAAATATCGGAGATGGAAATTCCGGAACAGGTGCTGAGTTAAGATAGCATATTTCCAGATGACTTATGTCACAAAACTTTTTGGAGTTGGGATTAAAAGGAGTGCCTAAAACTGTATCTGATAAAACAGTACTGCCATAGATATACACAGTGGAATTAGGTCCGCCTTTTACAATTAAAGCCTTTATCGGAACTGTAGAAATAAAGTTAAAATGAGTCGAATTTATCATTGAAATATTTATCATCCCTCCGCCAAGAGAATATTCCCTGTCCCACGGGGGAGTCTCTGTTTTAAAAGAACTACCGCAAAACCCCAAATCACAGCAGTTTGGGTTGTCTGTATATAGTTCAGGTTCAACAATACTCCCTGAAACCAAAACCACAAATAAAGACAGGAAAAATAGTGCAGGGAAAAAAATACGGGTTATATTTTTTTCATACATATCACCAGCGATCATTATTATAATTTTAATATATTATGGTATGCCCAGCAAATATCAGAAAAATCAAAAATGCATGAATTTTTTTTATTTCAAACACACCATATAAATTAAAATATGATGATTTCATTAAGGCATTATAAACGGATTATTTTGTATATTTAGTGCATAAAAAAGTAAATACCAAATCCTGCATGAAAAATTAGTGTTTATAAAAATGTATTTTATTTTTGAAAATATTTTATTTATTCTTCCCTAAAAGCATGACCATAAGTGCCTTTTGGGCATGAAGTCTGTTTTCGGCCTGTTGCCAGACAACACTTTGTTTTCCATCCATAACACTGTCTGTAATTTCATCTCCCCTGTGTGCCGGAAGACAATGCATAACAACTGCACCGTCTTTTGCATTTTTCAAAAGATTCTCATCAACACAATAGCCTGAAAAAGCCTGAAGCCTTGAATCCTTTTCAGCCTCGGAACCCATGGATATCCAGGTGTCGGTATATATGACATCAGCATCTTCTGCCGCTTTTGCCGGATCTTCAATATATTTCACATTTCCACCGGCCTTTTGAGCATTTTTTATATATTCAGGATCAGGCTCATAACCTTTAGGTGTTGAAACACACACCTCATAGCCGGTAAGAACTGATGAAAGAATCAGGGAATTGCAGACATTGTTGCCATCGCCAATCCATACAACTTTTAGTTTATTTAGATCGTCTTTGAAAATCTCTTTCATTGTAAGAATATCGGCAAGTATCTGACAGGGGTGTTCTTTATCGGAAAGACCGTTTATTACCGGTATATTTGCATTATCTGCGATCTCTTCAACTGTGCTGTGAGAATTGGAACGCATCATCACAACAGAAAGATAACGCGACAAAACTTTTGCAGTATCACAAATTGCTTCTCCTCTTCCAAGCTGCATATCATTTGGATTTAAAAAAATGGCATGTCCTCCAAGTTCAAACATCCCTGTTTCAAATGATATACGCGTTCTCGTTGACGCTTTTTCAAAGATCATCCCAAGTGTTTTTTTGGGAAGAAGTTCTGGAAATTCTTCGTTTTTACGTTTCTCCTTTAGTTCCAGAGCCAGGTCTAAAGCTTCAAAAAGATCATTTTTTGTAAAATCCAATATTGAAAGAAAATTTTTTTTCATCTAATCTCCTTCATATGATCAATACGCTTTTGGAGAACTTCATTAGTACCTATATCCCTGCGGTAACGGACACTGCCTTTAACCGAAGATGCTGCTTTCTCTGCAATTTTCTCAGCTTCTTCAAGGGTGTCTGCCATTCCGACAAAAGCAAGGGTTCTTGAGGTCTGAGTATATAAGACATTATTTTCTTCGGTAACATTAGCATAGTAGACATGGGCATCCCCGATATCTCCTAATTCGATAATATCACCGGGAATGGGTGAATCCGGATATCCTTTTGGAACAATATATTTACATACCGTTGACTTCTTCTCAAATACAACATCAGAAGGTGAAAGTGTCCCTTTTACAATTTTTTCTACAATATTGCAAAAATCAGACGAGAGTAATGTTAACAGATTCATTGCCTCGGGATCACCGAAACGTGCATTGAATTCAATGACTTTTGGTCCTTCAGCAGTATTCATAAACTGGCCATAAAGCATTCCTCTGTAAACAGTGCCGGAACTGCTCATGAAAGCAACGACATCCTCCATTATTGCAAGAGCCTTGTCATAGTCTGCTTTTGTTACAAACGGGAACATATGATCAGGCATGGAATATGAACCCATCCCCCCGGTGTTCGGGCCGACATCTCCTTCAAATGCACGCTTGTGATCCTGGACAAGAGGCATAGGGACAACATGTGTGCCGTCTACAAAAGCCATTAGTGTAAACTCTTCACCAATCAGGCGTTCTTCCAGAACTACCTCTCCTCCAATCTCTTTTATATATTCAATCGCTCCTTCCTTTCCGAAGTGCTCTCCCATAATTTTGACGCCCTTGCCTCCGGTAAGGCCAATTGGTTTTATTGCGAGATCGCCCTTGAAATCTTCAATATATTTACAGGCTTCTTCTGCTTCATGAAACACACGGTATTTTGGGCATCCGGAAACGCCATATTTTTCCATCATTTCACGGCAAAATGCCTTATCAGTTTCAAGGCGGGCTGCCGCTCTTGACGGACCCACGCAGGCAATACCATGATTTTCGAGATAGTCAACAATTCCTGCTTCCAAAGGAGCTTCAGGTCCTATAACGGCATATTCAATTCCAAAATTCTCTGCAAAACCTGCAACAGTTTCGACTTCAGTCTCTTTTGCAATCAGATATTCTTTTGCCAGTCTTGCAATTCCTGGATTTCTTTTTGCCATTACGGCATATATTTCACAATTATCATTTTTGGAAAGCGTTTTTGCAATTGCGTGTTCTCTGCCGCCTCCACCCACAACCAGTACTTTCATTACCATATTATTTCACCACTATCAAACTAAAAATTTGGTCTGTTTTTTATTATGTAAGCCACTTGCTGATTTTCATTTATACAAACGAAGCCTGAATACTTTATCGCCCCGCCGTACAAATTTTCAGGAAATCATTCATTATCTTTTTTCAAAATTTCCGAAACACGGACAAGCGGAACAAGCTTTACATCTGAATTGGAAAGCTTTTCAGATGCACCCTGTTCGCGATCAACGACTGTTACAACTGTTTTGACAATTGCTCCTGCATCACGAAGCGCATCAATGCCATAAATCACACTTCCGCCGGATGTTGTCACATCCTCAACCAGAAGCACATTTTTCCCTTTTACATCACCGATTATTGCACCGGATTTTCCATGCTCCTTCTTCTCTTTTCTGATAATAGAATATGGTTTGCCTGAGAAAATCGAAACTGATACTGCAATGGGAACAGCTCCGACGGCAACTCCTGCCACCACATCAAAGTCAAATTTTTCAGCTATTGCCTTTCCGATAGGTGACAATAACTCAGGATTTGTTGATGCGGTTTTAATATCAATATAATAACTGCTTTTTGCACCTGATGCAAGAGTAAAATCTCCAAATTCAATTGCACCGTATTTTATCAAAACTTCTGCTATTTCATTTACCATGGGACATCCTTGACTCCGATAAGATAACCAATAATGTTTGCTCCTCTATGTAATAGTGGTGTAATAATAATAATCCATAGCAAAACAGGAAGTGTCAGATTAATTACAGCCCAGTTGTAATTGAAAATAAGCACAAGAAGAAGCGATCCTGCAACCAGATCATATTGATCTGCTATTAACCATTCCTCACCGCGTTTTTTATCAAGTCTCCGTTTAAAGAAACTTTTTACAAGATCACCAAGCAATGCCCCTGTTGCCAGAAGTACTACTGAAAGAAATGTGTGAATCGTAAAACCCGCATAATATCCAATTGCAATAAGCAAAATACCTGCAGCAATACCACTTAATATGCCTCCAAAAAGGCCTCTCCATGTTTTGCCCTCACCAAATATGCGGCGCCCGTCTTTCCAGTTCCTGCCTCCGTCAATTGGTTTGCCTCCACCAAATACTGCTGCAGCAGAGTTCGGGACATAGGCAGGGATCATAATCCACAGCGCTATGAATAAAGATATGGCAAAATCCCATAAATTAAAGTTTAAAGATGACAATATGACTATTATAGTGAATTAATAAAATAAATAATGTACCAAAATAATTATTGCCAAAAAAGGATTATATGACTAAAAATTGTTTCACCAGTAAACAATGATTTTATTAGATAATATTCCGAATAAGACTAACAATATCTAAAAAAGTGAGATCAAACATGGTAATTAAAAAAACAAAAGGTCTATGCCCTGAATGTGGTGCTGTTCTTCCGGCAGACATTATCGAAGAAGACAATAAGATCTGGATTGTCAGGAAATGCCCGGAACATGGAGAATTTAAACACCTTTACTGGTCTGATGCAGACATGTACAGTCGTTTTGACTCTTTTGAAGCAGTAGGCACCGGTATTGAAAATCCAAATAATTGCATAGTCCCACAAGACTGCCCGACCGGATGCGGTCTTTGCAATAACCATAAATCAACAACACTTCTTGCAAATATTGATCTTACAAACCGCTGCAATTTAAACTGTGATTTTTGTTTTGCAAATGCGCGTGCCTGCGGATATGTTTATGAGCCTTCATTTGATGAAATTGTTTCAATGCTCAAAATGCTCAGGGAACAAAAACCATGTCCTGCACCTGCAGTCCAGTTTGCAGGTGGAGAGCCCACAATGCGTGATGACCTTGTTGAAATCATCAAAAAGGCAAAAGAACTTGGCTTTAAACAGATCCAGATGGCTTCAAACGGTGTCAAACTCGCAAAAGACAGGCAGTATGTAATGGATCTGAAATGTGCAGGGCTTAGCACACTTTATCTCCATTTTGACGGTGTTTCAAAAGAAACAAACCCGATGATTAATATCAGTAAAAAAGTTATTGAAAATTGTTCTGAAGTACGCCAGGGTATTGTCCTTGTACCAACAATCATAAACGGCAAAAACGATCATGAGGTTGGTGACATTATCAAATTCGCAGCAGAACACGTTGATGTCGTAAGAGGAGTTAACTTCCAGCCGGTTGCATTTACAGGTGCCGCATCTGAAGATGATGTCATTAACGAGCGTGTCACAATTCCTGATCTCACAAAAAGGATTGAAGAACAGACAAATGGAAAAATCAGGCAGGATTATTTCTATCCTGTTCCCTGTATGATACCTGTATCAGATCTTGTTGAATCATATACAGGAAAACCACAGATAAGATTTACAACCCACCAGCACTGTGGTGCTGCAACATATGCATTTGTAACCGAAAACGGCCTTGTACCTGTCAATGAGATGATTGATGTTGACGAATTCTTCAAAGTCATCAATATTATGGCGGATGATCTTAAAAACAAAGGTTCTCTTAATAAATATCTGACTCTTGCCGAAGGACTCAAAGGTTTCCATTCATCCGTAAAAAAGAGCGGATCAGGTAAAACAGGTCAGTTCTGGAAGATGCTCTACCAGGCACTGTTAAAGCAGGACTTCCAGGCATTAAAGGAATTCCACTGGAATGCACTTTTTATCGGAACAATGCACTTCATGGACAATTATAATTATGATGTTGAGAGAGTGCAGCGCTGTTGCATTCATTATGCAACCCCTGATGGCAAACTCATTCCATTTTGCACATATAATTCTGGACCTGTTTACAGGGAAAATGTCTGGAAGAAATTTGCAAAACCAATGGACAAACAAGACGAACTTGCTGATATAAATTAATCTTTTTTTTTCGTGATATCATGATAAGAATCATAAAAAAACCAACCGATACGCCTGATGACAATTCGACAGTTATGGTCGCTGATGCACTAAAAGAAAAAAAAGCCGAATTTTCATATCTCAATATTGATGATATTGATCCCTTCTCTGACGAAATTGAAAACGATATAATCTGGGTTTGTGGAATTAAACAGGACGGTATCCAGTTTGAAATAATAAATGCCCTAAATATTAACAATAAAGTTGTAAACTCACCTGATTCAATTGCGACATGTGCAAGCAAGGCCCAGACCAGTGCAAGACTTATCAAAGCAGGTGTTCCGACTCCTGAAACAATTTTTACAAATTCTAAAGACAGGATCAGGGAATTTATTGATATCCATAAAAAAGCTGTATATAAACCGGTTTACGGATATGACGGCAATGGAATTTATCCATTCTCATCAGTTGAGGAAATAAAGGAAATTCCGCCATATTATATACAGGAGTTTGTCGAAAACAACTGTGATTACAGGGTATTTGTCATAGACGGAGAGGCAGCCGGCGCAATTAAAAGAAGTTCGGACTCTTTTGCGCATAATATCCATCAGGGAGGAACTGGTGTTCCTGTAATTGATATTCCTGATGAAATGGCAGATGTTGCATCAAAAGCCGCACATGCAATAAACATTGATTATTGCGGAGTTGATCTTCTCCCGGTAAATGACTCATATACCGTTTTGGAAGTTAACGGAACGCCAAACTGGCATTGCATGGGCGTGCCCATACCTGAATATCTGGCAGAATATCTGATAAGAACAGAAAAAGATTATTAATATTTTTAAAATTTATTACTTGGATCTTCGTCGATCTCTTTTTCGGTTTTTAAAGCCAGTTCATGCATTCTGTCCGCAATTCTCTTTGATGCGGAAGGCTCTACATCCTTCATGGCTTTTGCAATATCTTCACCAAGAACAAATATTGCATGCTTGTGCTCCATTTTGCTTTTGTGTACCTGATTCGGTTTTATATTCAGGTCTTCATATTCTACAAACGATATCCCTGAGTTTTCCTGTTCAAAACTCTCCTTGATTGAGTACATAAACTGATGAAGGGCAATTAGTTCTTCTTTGTGCACAAGTTTCACTTCCAGATAATTGTTTTAAAAAGTTGATTAAAATATTATTTCTCAATACAGTTTAAGGTATCTTATGAAAAGATTAAGAAAAACGAATCTATATTTACAATTTGTATGTAAAACATATGATATTATACAGTCTGCATATATTCAAAATATTCAGCAAATTTCCATAATATAATGTCTTCCCCGGGGTTGACTGCAAGGTCGTATTTTAAAAAAAGGACAATATTTTCCAAACCATGGACGTTGAAATGATTTCAATAGGAAAATTTTCAGAGATTACAAGACTGTCAAAAAAAGCCCTGTACTGCTATGAAAAAAAAGGTCTTCTTGTGCCTGTAAAAAAGGATATCTGTTCTGGTTACAGGTATTACAATTCTGAACAGATTGAAAATGCAATCTGGATTGGTTCGCTGATAAATCTTGGATTTTCTCTGGACCAAATCAGCCTTATTCTCTCAGAAAATGATAAAAACAGTCCTTTAGTAAGAAAACTGTTTCAGGAATGCCTTACAAGAACAAACAATGAAATCAGACGACTTGAAATGGTGAGAAGGATTCTTTCATCAAAAAATCCTTTTGAGGAGCTGTTTAAAATGGAGCTTTTGAACTGGAAAATAAAAGAAGTGCCGGCAAACCGTGTCATTAGCATAAATGGTGAGGGCATATACAACGAAATCGTATCTGAACTTATAGGAAAACTATGTGAAGAAATTTCCATTCAGGAAAAACAAAACTCACAGATGAAGGTTTCAGGACCTGTAATGGTTATCTACACAGGAGACTGTGACGATATGAAAGGAACAATGGAGGCTGCAATACCTGTTACAGGTACTTTTAAAATCAAAAATTCTTCAATTAGATTTAAAAACCTTCCTGCTGCAAAAGTATTGTCAGTAATTCATAAAGGTCCGTATATGAATCTTGGAATGGCACATAAAAAAATATTTGACTACTGCCAGGAAAACAATCTTGAACTGTCAGGATTAGGACGTGAGCTTTACCTGAATAATCCACATGAAACTTCGGAGGAAGACCTTATGACTGAAATTCAATATTCAATTCAATAAAAAATTTTTAATTTGAACTTTTTTTTAACCAGACAGGGAAGGAATAAACAAATAAAAGAAATTTTAAAACTGAATAGATAAACAAAATGACCAGGGAGATTTTAAAGTGTCAATGCCGCGTTACCTTAAACTTACTCAGGAAGAGTTTGATAAAATCATAAATGATTCAAGATGTACCCTGGCCCATAAAATGGTCATTGCAGGCAGAATCGAAAGAGGAGAATGGGAAATTATTGAGACCGAAAGAAAACCTGAAGAAAGCAAAAATGAGTAATATTCCGGTTTCCCAAAAGAATTATTAAAATTCCGGTCTTATTCATAACAATGGCAAAAAAAGTAAATGCATCACACATACTTGTAAAAAGTGAAGCAGAAGCAAAAGAAATTCTTGAAAAAATCAAAGCAGGGGATAACTTTGAGAACCTTGCAAAGAAAACATCAAACTGCCCTTCAGGTAAAAAAGGTGGCGGCCTTGGATGGTTTGGCAAGGGTATGATGGTAAAGGAATTTGAAGATGCATGCTTTAATGCAAAAGAAGGGGACATCTTAGGCCCTGTAAAAACACAATTCGGATACCACATAATAAAAGTTAATGAAACAAAATAATTTTTTTGGATTTTCCGGTATTAAAAATAAAAAATGAACTGGAATATTTATATTCCAAGCTTTTTACGGTTCTTTTCGATGTGTGAAAGAATATTTTCCGCCGCTTTAACTGCATCAGTTTCAACGTCCAAAAGACCGCCTGTTACATTTACACAATCTTCGGTTAGAAGTTTTAGAAGATTTGGTGCGCCTGTTACAAACGGCACAGGATTTACATAAGTATAAAGTCCATAGGCAAGAGCAAAAATTGCATCAATTGTTGCTTTTTGTTCCATATATTCAGGTGCGGCAGCTGCAACCGGAAGATCAGATATCGGGGCTCCTCCAAGGGCATCAGAAACTGCTTTTATTAAATCCGCACATCTTCCGGTATCAGTACATGTACCAAAACTTAACACAGGCGGTACTGATAATGCTGTGCAGATTTCTTTTAATCCATCTCCGGCAAGGTCACGTGCTTTTGGAGAGCAAAGCCCTGCAACCTGCATTCCCGCATTCCCGCAGCCCATTGAAAGAACAAGCAGATCTCTTTTTATAAGCTCTTTTGCAACTGCCACCGAATGAATATCCTGACCGTTGTCCCTGAGCGAAGTGCATGAAACAAGTCCCACAACACCACGGATTTTTCCTGCAACAATTGCATCAAGTAAAGGCTGAAGCGACCCGCCCAGTGCATCAAGAATGCTCTCAGGCGAAAATCCGACAATTGCTTCACTAACAGGGAGTCCTGTGATCGGCTTTACTGAGGCTTTTCTTGTTTTAAAATTGGAAATTCCTAATTTTATGAGTTCTTCCGCCTGCTCTTCTGCTTTTTCCGGAATATAATTTATTCTGTCAGTAATTCCTTCAAAGGCAACAAGATCGGATACAGGAACCAGTCTGAATTTGAATTTTTCGGCATATATGGGATCTACCGGAAGAGAACAGTTCATATCGGCAACAAAAACATCCACGGCACCGGTAGCCAATACGGCCTCCTGCATAATCCAGTTGCCTGTATAGCCGTATAAGACATCATCCATATTCCAGCGCTGAATCATCTCCTGTCCGGTTTCTATGTTGGCAATAATTCTAAGACCCTTTGCACCCGCTTCTTTAGCCTTATCCTGCCATTCCTTTTTCCTCGCAGCCTCCACAAGTGCAAACCCAAGGAACGGCTCATGCCCGTTTGGAAGTATGTTGACATATTCAGAATCAAGCACCCCAAGATCAACCCTCATCGAATGAGGCCTTGGAATGTTGAACATTATATCCTGAAGATACTCACAGACAATCTGACTCTGGTATGCCATTGCTATTGAGATTCTCATTGCCTTTAAGGCAAGACTGGTATAATACCCGTCAACATTTGTAAGACATGAACCGGTTGCATTCATTAATTCCGCATGAATACCGCCAGGGAGAATTCCAAGTTTTTTCCACTGCAAAAGCCTGTCTTTTGGAGCAAGCCGTTTTACGATCTCACTGGGCTCTGTTGCAGGAAGATTAAAATCCTCTGTTATCATTTTGCAGAGTCTTATTGCAACGTCATTGTCATCGCCCATTGAATCAATGCCAAGCCTCTCTGCAAAATCTCTTAATTTTTCAGGCTCTGCAATTTTAAAAGGTGTTTTGCCATGTGCAGTTTCCCTTAATGTTGAAACGGTTTTATCA
Proteins encoded in this region:
- the argF gene encoding ornithine carbamoyltransferase is translated as MKKNFLSILDFTKNDLFEALDLALELKEKRKNEEFPELLPKKTLGMIFEKASTRTRISFETGMFELGGHAIFLNPNDMQLGRGEAICDTAKVLSRYLSVVMMRSNSHSTVEEIADNANIPVINGLSDKEHPCQILADILTMKEIFKDDLNKLKVVWIGDGNNVCNSLILSSVLTGYEVCVSTPKGYEPDPEYIKNAQKAGGNVKYIEDPAKAAEDADVIYTDTWISMGSEAEKDSRLQAFSGYCVDENLLKNAKDGAVVMHCLPAHRGDEITDSVMDGKQSVVWQQAENRLHAQKALMVMLLGKNK
- a CDS encoding UPF0058 family protein, which gives rise to MHKEELIALHQFMYSIKESFEQENSGISFVEYEDLNIKPNQVHKSKMEHKHAIFVLGEDIAKAMKDVEPSASKRIADRMHELALKTEKEIDEDPSNKF
- the pyrE gene encoding orotate phosphoribosyltransferase produces the protein MVNEIAEVLIKYGAIEFGDFTLASGAKSSYYIDIKTASTNPELLSPIGKAIAEKFDFDVVAGVAVGAVPIAVSVSIFSGKPYSIIRKEKKEHGKSGAIIGDVKGKNVLLVEDVTTSGGSVIYGIDALRDAGAIVKTVVTVVDREQGASEKLSNSDVKLVPLVRVSEILKKDNE
- a CDS encoding peptidylprolyl isomerase; this encodes MAKKVNASHILVKSEAEAKEILEKIKAGDNFENLAKKTSNCPSGKKGGGLGWFGKGMMVKEFEDACFNAKEGDILGPVKTQFGYHIIKVNETK
- a CDS encoding CDP-2,3-bis-(O-geranylgeranyl)-sn-glycerol synthase, whose protein sequence is MIPAYVPNSAAAVFGGGKPIDGGRNWKDGRRIFGEGKTWRGLFGGILSGIAAGILLIAIGYYAGFTIHTFLSVVLLATGALLGDLVKSFFKRRLDKKRGEEWLIADQYDLVAGSLLLVLIFNYNWAVINLTLPVLLWIIIITPLLHRGANIIGYLIGVKDVPW
- a CDS encoding ATP-grasp domain-containing protein, which translates into the protein MIRIIKKPTDTPDDNSTVMVADALKEKKAEFSYLNIDDIDPFSDEIENDIIWVCGIKQDGIQFEIINALNINNKVVNSPDSIATCASKAQTSARLIKAGVPTPETIFTNSKDRIREFIDIHKKAVYKPVYGYDGNGIYPFSSVEEIKEIPPYYIQEFVENNCDYRVFVIDGEAAGAIKRSSDSFAHNIHQGGTGVPVIDIPDEMADVASKAAHAINIDYCGVDLLPVNDSYTVLEVNGTPNWHCMGVPIPEYLAEYLIRTEKDY
- the cooS gene encoding anaerobic carbon-monoxide dehydrogenase catalytic subunit; its protein translation is MEDNRISYHDSVKTVYRKLKEDGITNVWDRYAAQGFGDDPDKRCSFCMDGVRCDFCSNGPCRADSSIDKRGVCGITADGLAMRTMLLRNIMGAATYHYHADKTVSTLRETAHGKTPFKIAEPEKLRDFAERLGIDSMGDDNDVAIRLCKMITEDFNLPATEPSEIVKRLAPKDRLLQWKKLGILPGGIHAELMNATGSCLTNVDGYYTSLALKAMRISIAMAYQSQIVCEYLQDIMFNIPRPHSMRVDLGVLDSEYVNILPNGHEPFLGFALVEAARKKEWQDKAKEAGAKGLRIIANIETGQEMIQRWNMDDVLYGYTGNWIMQEAVLATGAVDVFVADMNCSLPVDPIYAEKFKFRLVPVSDLVAFEGITDRINYIPEKAEEQAEELIKLGISNFKTRKASVKPITGLPVSEAIVGFSPESILDALGGSLQPLLDAIVAGKIRGVVGLVSCTSLRDNGQDIHSVAVAKELIKRDLLVLSMGCGNAGMQVAGLCSPKARDLAGDGLKEICTALSVPPVLSFGTCTDTGRCADLIKAVSDALGGAPISDLPVAAAAPEYMEQKATIDAIFALAYGLYTYVNPVPFVTGAPNLLKLLTEDCVNVTGGLLDVETDAVKAAENILSHIEKNRKKLGI
- the tes gene encoding tetraether lipid synthase Tes encodes the protein MVIKKTKGLCPECGAVLPADIIEEDNKIWIVRKCPEHGEFKHLYWSDADMYSRFDSFEAVGTGIENPNNCIVPQDCPTGCGLCNNHKSTTLLANIDLTNRCNLNCDFCFANARACGYVYEPSFDEIVSMLKMLREQKPCPAPAVQFAGGEPTMRDDLVEIIKKAKELGFKQIQMASNGVKLAKDRQYVMDLKCAGLSTLYLHFDGVSKETNPMINISKKVIENCSEVRQGIVLVPTIINGKNDHEVGDIIKFAAEHVDVVRGVNFQPVAFTGAASEDDVINERVTIPDLTKRIEEQTNGKIRQDYFYPVPCMIPVSDLVESYTGKPQIRFTTHQHCGAATYAFVTENGLVPVNEMIDVDEFFKVINIMADDLKNKGSLNKYLTLAEGLKGFHSSVKKSGSGKTGQFWKMLYQALLKQDFQALKEFHWNALFIGTMHFMDNYNYDVERVQRCCIHYATPDGKLIPFCTYNSGPVYRENVWKKFAKPMDKQDELADIN
- a CDS encoding MerR family transcriptional regulator — translated: MDVEMISIGKFSEITRLSKKALYCYEKKGLLVPVKKDICSGYRYYNSEQIENAIWIGSLINLGFSLDQISLILSENDKNSPLVRKLFQECLTRTNNEIRRLEMVRRILSSKNPFEELFKMELLNWKIKEVPANRVISINGEGIYNEIVSELIGKLCEEISIQEKQNSQMKVSGPVMVIYTGDCDDMKGTMEAAIPVTGTFKIKNSSIRFKNLPAAKVLSVIHKGPYMNLGMAHKKIFDYCQENNLELSGLGRELYLNNPHETSEEDLMTEIQYSIQ
- the purD gene encoding phosphoribosylamine--glycine ligase, which gives rise to MVMKVLVVGGGGREHAIAKTLSKNDNCEIYAVMAKRNPGIARLAKEYLIAKETEVETVAGFAENFGIEYAVIGPEAPLEAGIVDYLENHGIACVGPSRAAARLETDKAFCREMMEKYGVSGCPKYRVFHEAEEACKYIEDFKGDLAIKPIGLTGGKGVKIMGEHFGKEGAIEYIKEIGGEVVLEERLIGEEFTLMAFVDGTHVVPMPLVQDHKRAFEGDVGPNTGGMGSYSMPDHMFPFVTKADYDKALAIMEDVVAFMSSSGTVYRGMLYGQFMNTAEGPKVIEFNARFGDPEAMNLLTLLSSDFCNIVEKIVKGTLSPSDVVFEKKSTVCKYIVPKGYPDSPIPGDIIELGDIGDAHVYYANVTEENNVLYTQTSRTLAFVGMADTLEEAEKIAEKAASSVKGSVRYRRDIGTNEVLQKRIDHMKEIR